A DNA window from Daucus carota subsp. sativus chromosome 3, DH1 v3.0, whole genome shotgun sequence contains the following coding sequences:
- the LOC108210468 gene encoding uncharacterized protein LOC108210468, which translates to MSTLSNYIIGEQGFLKHRFLGFLIWQTITSLSLYSLSKLTLFSFFTPAPKLTPSLLSLFLLLTFLLSNLLFSTALHLICSPHQPLSFASPVEMLFGVFRLLFLSGAGPVGSEGRRRVGASLGFVGFVFFCGVSGAVAVGSVCWSCMEFGGGFREVGFKGFVVGLVYGLVFVFRKRWIIEFPIVQRPLFFSFKMGIPSSLRRALKLSCTGYLISTFLAFFLPNEFKSMVTLGKFINEQILLFIGIFLVLICWELCLHLHQVLHTKRYSFAPPKGSAAAETNPSEPLLAALEESHAKTLLKYLAYLDLYMVCEGNANTWRRAAFFEESGETYKRVIAVCLKPLEQLAVELGECVETDSADAFKVSSQLKSPTERVAESRLEQAFYNIQLCAWSAGITASLTVHSRKEDRFGVAQLTESNAAVVSTLLSCLLAVELCMGKKTSVHSAQYLTGPAGIKWATLSNGKRDPAVSTVGKRKGSPLYSKAYVMADILRTSIYRIVSAFHKEMLDSTKSGLHDKDWIISSKPCYGSRELLLQKLNLFLNFEG; encoded by the exons ATGTCAACACTATCAAACTACATCATCGGAGAGCAAGGCTTTCTGAAACATCGCTTCTTGGGCTTCTTAATCTGGCAAACAATCACATCTCTCTCACTCTACTCTCTCTCCAAACTCACCCTTTTCTCATTTTTCACTCCTGCCCCTAAACTCACtccctctctcctctctctcttccTTCTCCTCACTTTTCTCCTCTCTAATCTCCTCTTCTCGACGGCCCTCCACCTCATTTGCTCCCCTCATCAACCCCTTTCTTTCGCTTCGCCTGTCGAGATGCTTTTCGGGGTTTTTCGATTGCTGTTCTTGTCTGGTGCTGGGCCTGTTGGGAGTGAGGGGAGGAGGAGAGTTGGGGCTTCTTTAGGGTTCGTGGGGTTTGTGTTTTTTTGTGGGGTTTCGGGTGCCGTGGCGGTGGGGAGTGTTTGTTGGAGCTGTATGGAGTTTGGTGGGGGGTTTAGGGAAGTTGGGTTTAAGGGGTTTGTTGTTGGATTGGTTTACGGGTTGGTGTTTGTTTTTAGGAAGAGGTGGATTATCGAGTTTCCGATTGTTCAG CGCCCATTATTCTTCAGCTTCAAGATGGGAATACCTTCTTCTCTTAGACGAGCTTTGAAGCTTTCATGCACTGGATACCTCATTTCAACTTTTCTTGCATTCTTTTTACCTAATGAGTTCAAAAGTATGGTCACATTGGGAAAATTCATAAATGAGCAGATCCTCCTTTTTATCGGAATCTTTCTAGTTCTTATTTGTTGGGAACTATGTCTTCATCTACATCAG GTTCTGCACACGAAGAGATACTCGTTTGCACCCCCAAAAGGTTCAGCTGCAGCTGAAACAAATCCTAGTGAACCTCTTCTTGCAGCTCTGGAGGAAAGCCATGCAAAGACTCTTCTGAAATACCTGGCTTACCTTGACCTTTATATGGTTTGTGAGGGTAATGCTAATACGTGGCGCCGTGCTGCCTTTTTTGAAGAAAGTGGTGAAACCTACAAAAGAGTTATAGCTGTTTGCCTTAAGCCTCTTGAACAACTGGCCGTGGAGTTGGGTGAATGTGTTGAGACTGATTCTGCTGATGCTTTCAAAGTGTCTAGTCAATTAAAATCACCGACTGAAAGGGTGGCAGAGTCAAGACTAGAACAAGCATTTTATAATATCCAG CTATGTGCATGGAGCGCTGGAATTACAGCTTCGTTGACTGTACATTCACGCAAAGAGGATCGTTTTGGTGTAGCTCAGCTTACTGAGAGCAATGCTGCTGTTGTATCAACTTTATTATCTTGCTTATTAGCTGTTGAACTATGCATGGGAAAGAAGACCAGTGTACATTCTGCACAGTATTTAACAGGTCCCGCTGGTATCAAATGGGCAACTCTTAGCAATGGAAAGAGAGACCCAGCAGTGAGCACAGTGGGAAAGAGGAAAGGCAGTCCACTGTACTCGAAGGCATATGTAATGGCAGACATTCTAAGGACATCAATATACCGTATTGTCTCGGCCTTTCACAAAGAGATGCTTGATAGTACCAAGTCCGGACTTCATGACAAGGACTGGATCATATCCTCAAAGCCTTGTTATGGAAGCCGTGAACTTCTATTACAGAAATTAaatctttttctaaattttgaagGTTAA